ataagtattttttttttttattacgtatCCTTATCTATATTTCTTTAATGTGCACCATAAGATATATAACTTGTTGCTGCTTCAAAACCAAGTCGATTTCATTTACATGAAGTGTCTTCAGATTGAGGAGTTGTGCACCTTACAGAATTGTATTACCGATAGAATTATACTTCGCATTTTACCACTGAAACTAAAGTACAATCCACTGTCATTGAACATTTATATTCTTGTTGAACCTGAGGAAGCTTATGTGCCCTTATGAATGAGAACAAACTGGAAAGTGAGCTACGTCACAGTCAGATGGTTAAACTTTGGCAGCATATAGTAAAGTGCAGTTCATATATCATATTGCAGTATAAAACTGTACACGAATAAACGGGAAttgtttgattaaaataaatacattttaacatttttacttagtggtttgtttgcttgttttttttttgtttttttttttttttttttatcagacttGTCAGTCCCTTGATAAAATTACTACTgccacagtacaaaaataaatgaatggcgTATCTTTTTACTCAGGTGTGTGTTGTGAAAAGCACGcccactttctctctctctttctctctctctctctaactcccACCCCCCGGTCTCTTATAACGACACATATAACTTGCAGGTGAAGAgggttttgttttgctgtaagcCATGGATAATATCATTTCTTGACAGAGAGCATTAATCTTTTAAAAGCAATGGAGTTTTCACTCCAGTACTTGCTTCTCTctgttgtttgtgttattttcatTGTATGGGCCCCTGTCACAGGTAAAAATAATGGTGAGTAGCAAGcattttataacttttttcaAATGGGATTGTTTCGTTGTATAATCTGAAAGGACAAGATAAACGgcgcaaaaaaaaaagtcatgcattCGATTATGTTTTAATTGGCATTGTTTGTCACAAGGTACTTTGTTAAACTTACGCACAGAAATGGAAATGCAGACTAGCTGCAAAGTGAATGCATCCTCTGTAAAACGTCTGCAATTCTGGGTTTGGGTTACTGCAGATGTatcatgaggaaaaaaaaaaaccaaacaaaaacttgCTAGTCTGGTTATTAGGTGAATTGACCTCCTCTGGAGGAGAgcataatgtatattatatatatatatatattatagctagatattatatatcattatatatatatatatacacacacacacacacacacacacacacaaactagtttttaaaatgtctatacTAAGCAGATGTTCAAGTAACTAAGACATACAGCGacatgtacatttaaattttttttatagttatgatttatattgtgaaatgtacattttagcgGTTTGTTAATATTCTCAGTTGAGCAAGGTGACAGAACAATGCTGGATCATgagcaatatacagtaatataatagtTACTAATACTTTATATTcagttatatattaaatgtaactCCATCAAATAATTTGGGGTAGCAATCTGCTGTATTTGTGGTTGAGCCCAGCTATTATTTTTAACTGAGTCTGTCTAGTAAAACTCCAGTAGTTTGTGTAGTCTTTGATATGGATGCACATGCCAAGCAAGTCCCAGCTCAGCTCTCCATCAGTCTGACAGATCTGCTGTCTTATCTTATTATACTTTGTGCGCACTGTAGACATACATTTCTCTCACTAGTCTATAAATGTCAGCTGCATTCACATATTAGATCCACTCCTTTGACTTTGTTCacttgaatatttaaatatacactaaataaaaaataatgaatgttcTCATTTTCATGATTAAATGATTCTGAAATGTGTTtgattcactctgtactgtacagtgtttgaTACTTGAGCGTGCTacttttgtttagttatttttttattgaaaaacataGATACCCTCACCCCAGGCAGTACTTTCTTTGACCCCCAAAGACACCGCTAAGGTGCAGTAAAATTGGAAAGGAGACAGTACCAGACCAAACCTTCTACCTAGTATACTACCagatgcatatttaaaaatgataaggCATGTTTGCAAAAaagtctttcttttaaaaaatgcacatgtgAGACCCATAAAGCAAATATCAAAGTATGacaagtaagatttatggaacGGTTTCTATTTTAAAGCAAGGTTACATAGCCAAACTACAGTAAATAGCTGCATACAACCATCAAGTGATTATTGACTATAaagggcatgttgtcagtatcaaATAAAATTCCATATTTCAAGCCTGCCATGTGACAAGAAAAAGGCCTATGaccctcttatttatttatactgttaACTGAAACATAGTAGTGACATTTTTCAGGCACACAACTTCAGGGGAGgataaagtacatttattttcctgACTGGTTCCATTGGGTTATCATCTCATTTATTAAAATCTCCCAGTCGTGTGAGGGAGTTTTCCCTCAGTCCTGGCAAATTTCTCTGACTTCCATAAATATTGTAGCAAGTCAATGAGGAGGGGGGGTCAATTGCTTTTAGAGTGAAATATACTGTAGCTAATATCCCAACTAGGAACTAGTTTCTCTTCCTTTAATGTAGCAATTCCAGTGAAAATGTAACACTTCACCTGGAAATCATGCCCTATTTCTCTAATAAGAGAATAAGAGGGAGCTGTTCTGTCTCCATGCCCATCCAATTCTTAGCCTCGTATAAGTGTCGCTCCCCTGTACCATTTGTGcctaattttgtgttttttgctgtttcgGTTCACTGCACAGAGAGCTAAGTTGTGGCAAACAAATTCACTTCTTACCCCAGAgataaaaatgcaaaaagtaGCTTTACTTCCTACTGTAGACCCAGTAACCTTTGGCATTTATAAGTTTGAAATACaaaactgctgtgtttttttttttttttttttttttttcttgtattgttaGTATGGGTACTGAATAAAccacacagtatatacataatTAAAGGTTATGTCAGGAAAACCAGATctacttcatttttttatgttcgGCTGTTTTGACATTTTTCTGCCTTATCCTCAGTATGCAGGTAAATGAAACTCGAGCCTGTTAACATTGTGTGAGGAGCCCACAATGACACCCACTGCGTGACTCATtccctagttaaaaaaaaaaaaaaaaaaacaacaaccacaaaaacTAACTATTCAGACACAACACATGCCTGTCAATGATTTTTATTACTTATAAAACTAGCTATCATTTTTAAAGGGCTGGAAATGGTGAATATGTAATTCTTAAGTATGGAAATCTAAGGGATTGTCATCTGCATGTAAGCAACATACATATAACTCATAATAACCTAATCTTGATCTTGAATTGTATCCACCCAGAAGATTCAGCATTCTTGTATTCATAAAATGGCatctaaaataacaaaataatatattaaaataatatcttAGAGTAGAGGCGCCAATGAGAATGAGGTTGTACTGAGATAGTTATACAAGTttgggattctttttttttttttgtttagcaagTCTGAGCGCTCGACTTGTCCAGAAAATTTTATTTAGTGCAAAAGAttttagccatattttttttatcaggtttGTTGACCCATATTTCAGCAATATCTCTTTTACCTAAATTGTTTAGTGAGTGTAAGCTATCGGATAATTGCAGACAATTGAAATGGTGAAATGTGGCTCCATCTTCCAGTTTACTCTGTAGACTTACAGTTAAAGCATGGAAAGTGTGTCTGCTGTGTTACTGGTAATGCCTGGGAGGCTGTTTCTATGTGTGTATCATTTACAGTCGAATTAATGTTATGTCTATATTATTATAGTTGTATTATAGATTTGTAAACCCATTATTTTCTGACTCACTTCCTTGTAACTTCATCAAGACTACTTGGGTAACATGTCAATGAGTGGGATGTGCATTATCCTTCAAttctttgattcttttttttattgttaaacctTTGCAGATACAAGCTGGTATTTAGGCTGTTACTATGGTAACTCACTTGGATTTGCAAATGGACAATATGAAGTTCTCACTGGACAACTGGCAGGCCCTTCTGTTTGTTCAAAACAGTGTCTTGAAAAGGGGTAAGTCTTTAATTGTAAATTGAAATGAAGCCCAAATCTaatcttgaaatatttattttcagcatatCAGTTTTACAAGATGTCTTCAAACTTCTTAGAGGAACCTCTTATGGCGTCAAGGCCATTCATAAGGGAAGGGGGCTCATTTACTTGCGGGACTCTCATAGGCTCTCATAGGGTTTTGGATTGTTGGGCAAAAGTAATAGTAATAACCCCCactagtcaaaaaaaaaaaaaaaaaaaaaaaaagtatgtttaagttACACActagaaacagcagagaaagtATGTCCTGGTATGGAGGTAAATACaggtttgtctgtctgtctgtctgtttgtgattGTGAAGAAAATTGCCAAGGATATGCTTAGCACAAGTTATTGTCTTTCTGATTGTCTGTCTGTCCTTCTGTCTGTTAAACAACACTGGGTGAACATGATAACAGCCTTGATTTTCCACTACTCTTCACCAAGCTTTCTTCATGCATTTCAAGCCTCCTACAGATAATTAATTTGTCTATAATCCTTTACCCACAGCTgacctgtgtgtctgtctgtgacaCTCAATATGGTGAACTCTAGCTGCCTTGATTTTTGCATCCAatcttcattttattaaatgaccACCTAAACAAGTATCTGTTGCATTTGACTGTATTCTTTCACTTGATGTGCATGCTTCTTATTCTCTCATTTTAAACTTCCTGGCGTggcaggggatgtatgttacCGACGTACTTGTTAGGAATACGTAACCCATCAGTACACTCACACATGACATGCTGCTCAGAAGAATTTAACTggggtaatgttttattttatcattttggtTAATCTCAAAAACCCAGCGGATTTGTTAGAGCTTGGTAACGAAGGAACGAAAAAATCTAATGAACATGGAAGAACAAAGAAGGTTTATAGCAAATtctaataatgtaatataatactaGTGACACATTCCAGAATAACAAACCACTTTTTCAAGTGTGCCCAATGCATGAGGAGCTCACAGAGATTATAAAAAAGGTATTTCACAGAGTTGATGTGTACTGAACTGTCTAGTTGCACTCTAAGGGTTATGAAGGACGAATGCATATTGCTCCTCAGCATGAGACATTTCCATGTAATTCGTCACCTTTTAGTTAACAAACAAAGTATCCCACACACTTGAGACCCGTTGAAACTTGCCTGATAAACTAAAGTTAATGAACCGTTAATGACTCATGTCCTGTTCTAATGATTCATGGCATAAACTACAAGGGGTGCTCTAgtgttaatgatttattttaaactacttaCTTTGgatttttaattgaataaatgcAAAGGACGTAagaatattttatgttttgttccatttagaaacaaacaaatagttattttatattacattatttgaaGAAACTGTACCCTTTTACTTCAGTTTCTCAGGGACAGACAAATGCCTTATGtctttatttgaatttaaatttactGTACCGTAACAGTAAAAATTTGAGGGTGGGTGAGGGGATGGAGGGCTCTTCATTCAGGTTACTACTTAAGCAGCGATTGACAACAAAGCAGGGGGCTTCCTGAGCAACCATTCCAGTCCGTCAGAGCAGCGGCTTGTGAAGGTGGTCACTCATCCAAAGATTGCTGTCTGTGAAAGATCAAAGCAGCCAGTATCATTGTAATGGCTTCTAGAATGTGACACCTGGTTTATACATGGAGCAgcttgtatgtatatgtgtattagAACATGCTAATAAATCAGTCATTCACAAATGATTGTCAAAAGATTTATCACTAGATAAAAAAACGAACACATTAAAGCATTTGTATCGGGGTAAATCAAACAGTCCCTGTTTGATTTGTTATTTAACTTATATGCAAGTATTGCAGATAAAATccagtattaaatatatatttgtatattaaattACTGAGTTATACAGCAGAGCGACTGTATGTCTATATGCATGTTATaggtattttttatgtttatcttGAGAACCTTGTAATGAATCTTGGTATTTAGATTAGTTTATTTCATAATACAACAAGATGTATAGTTGTCTTATGTATGCTACATGacaataaacatataaaatatgcaaaaaaaagtgtattaaaaaattgtatttatttaatttagctgtTTGTTGAAAATGTAACTCTTTTGAATATTTCCATTGCTGACTAAACTGGACTGCGGTGCGGACAGTAGGGTTACAGTCCAGGTATAAAGGAGCAGTAGTGGCAAGAAACCGACTCAAAGCCTTTTAACTCATTGTTGCAGGCAGGATAAATGAGTATTCTAGCCCTTATACAGAGTGGGGCGAGAGGCGTGTTGCCCCTGTTCTCTTCCTGTGGTGCAGATGGTAATATCATGCTGCCTTCGGAGGCATTGCAGTCTACCTAACCGTGCTTCCTTCAGAACTTCAGTCTGGTTCTGATTAGTCAACCCAGCTGTCCATTCAACACTAAGATGATCATAAGGAAAACTAATAACACAACATGAAGTCTTAAATAAGTAGAAGTTCTCATAACATACATCAATGCTTCCTACACAAGCCTGCTAGGGAAACTAGTTCCCAAGTAAGGGATTATAGCCAAACAtccttatacagtaaaaaaaatccaTAAGGGTACCCAATCGCCCACACACCCGCCACCCTGTCCTTTTCTGATACTCTCTCTTCCTGTAAATATGCAAACTCTTTGCATGcttagtcttttttgtttttttgcaggttCTGCATAATGGCTTTGTCAGAAGAAATGTGTTATTGTGCCAACAAAATGGGTAACTTCTTTTTAAACCAAATTAGCAACAGCTCTGTTACACTTGATGAAACCGCTCATAATGCCAGCAGCTCAGCCGCAAACAACTTTAGCATTGGAAATAACACTGATATTTCACCATCTAAAAACTGTGTCAACAGGTAAGACCTGTACTTTCCCAAATACTGTATGGGCATTTTTTCAACACACAACTGGCTTGCTTTGTCATTTGAATGTCATATTGCGGCTTGCTTCTTTTATTTAGTCAGAAATGTGTTTCACAAAGACAGTGTTAGTAATGGACAATGGAATTGCTTTGGGAGAAATCcacagtttatatataaaaaaaaaattcaaatagaTCATCTATTTCAGACATATACCAGAAATGTGTAAAAAGGCCATAAGACAAGACAAGATGAGacagaatttcattttctttgaagACTTGAACCCTTTTGAAGATGCTTCATCTTGCAGCTGGTGAATTTATTACGTGAAATGTTTTGTTCAGACAGCATGTTATGTGATTATGAGACACTTTATTAACTTCCTCTATCTAGATGTTTTGATTCCCTCTGCTTACCTCATGGAAGTGAACTAGACAGCTTGGCAGTGTACAGCACACTTGGTCCCTATGTTCGGAATGTCAGTGTGACACTAGTGGCTGACAGAGTGCAGATTGGGAAACCATTCGTTATTGAGGTGTCTGGCTACTTAGCAAGTCCTTTGGAACGGTCTGTAGGTAAGGAATGACAggatatttattatgttttaaattccagGGAGATCCAATATGTTTGTGCAAacgtaatacattttaaattaaatatatcgCATGGGCATGTTCCCCTGAACATTACTATGGTAAAGTAGAACTATCGCTAGACAATCTAGATAACCTTAGTCTGGCTCGGAACTAAACACATTACCAGTTGCCATTTATTAGATTCAATATCAAATGTGCTGTATAAGCCACACTTCTTTATTATGCTtgaatttaagaagaaaataacAGATTTGTTTTCAAAGTATACATTGTTTGTCCTGTAGCTTAAATCAAATGTTTGGTTTTAAATTACAAAGGTACAGTGGTAgcacttttgtttatttgtccaTTCAAACTGATGTataaaattctctctctctctctctggaataATTCAGAAATattgtcttgtttcttttttaaggtgtACAAGGTTTGAACCCAGCTAACTTTTCACTACTGCATCTTGTGATTAACTGGACCCTTGGAGAGCAGAGTGTTATCAGTGTTACTGTACTGGATAATGGCTTCTTCACTGCTTCCCCAGTTTGGGCTTTTGCTGAACCTGGAATCCATCACATAAGTATGTCACTTAAAAATTATAAAGCACTGTTGGTTAGCAAACTTCCATTCTTGGTCAActctgttctgaattgtttaattgagccAATTAAACCTTCCAGACCATGAAGTAGTATATTATGTCAATGTATCTGTTAAACCTGAAGTAGAGTGGCCCTCCAGAACCATGATTGGAACCCCCTGGCTTAAGGGTTTATTCTGCTGGAAGCAATTGGCTGGAGATATGAAACAAAGTACAGCCACTAGCATAGTTTTAAAGACTACCTTATTGAATCCAAATAGGCATCTTCTCAAAGGCAAACTTTTAGTATTAAGGTGACAGTTCTTGCACTAGATTTAAGGCTACTTGCTTGATAAAAGCGCATGTTTACCTGTATGCAGCAGCTAAAAGggaatcctttttaaaaaaaatgaatgtctgTTCAATTACCAGACGCATCTATCAGCAATCTTATTTCTGTGGAGGAATTCAGTGTTGACGTCACTGCTCTAATCCCGGCACCAGCATTCCTGGAGGTTAAGGTGCACCAGACGGCAGAGCAGATTCCGTCTTGTGTTACCTTCCCAGTGGAAGAAACAGATTCCCTTGAGAAGGTTTTCTTGGGTGACAGGTGCATCTTTGAGGCCTTTGTGGCAATGGGAATCAATTTGGATTTTTACTGGCATTTTACTGATGACAGCAGCATCTACAACTCGGGGGGTGATTGTTACCAACAGTCTGACTGCCTAAGCAACACTGTGGTAAGTGAGCCACTGTATTTACTACCATATTCCCTTACTTTGGTTACATTGAAGTAGAAGTAGAATGTGACAAAGGTATAATGGAAAAAGGTTTTGcggtaaaacacattttattttgcaaagcttgtgttttcaaaagcatttactgaaaatatgaaagtataatattattgtatttatgttgcaGAACCATACATTTGCAAAAGAAGGACTTTACAAAGTGATTGTAAATGTTTCAAATGTCTATAACTGGATTCAGAAAGTCATCAGTGTGGTAAGAGTGCAAAGTCAGTATTGTTCTTGTGTCTTTTTGAGAAGTGGATGTGGCCCAGAGTAAGGATTCCAATGGACTTCCATCTGTGATTCAAGAGCCAATCACAGCATGAATCTCAGTTTGCTAAGCAAATTGAGATTCACATCCTTATAATCGCATTTTGAGTTGTTGGCTCTTAATTCACGTTTTGAATACGAGTCACTGAAACTGCTTAATTTAGAAGAGTTGGGTCTAAGTGAAGTTTTGCTAGAAAGTGGATTTAATATCAAATAGTTGAAAGATACAATATGAGTGGTTTTGATAGATTGGTTTCTGACAAGCTATTTGATCATTTTATATGAATTCACAGTGCCAGAAGAGGTGGTCTTattgttattgattggtactTAATAATGTGAACATTGCAAATtatgtttttcctttctgttttaatgagGAAAATACTTGGAATCTGCAAACCTGTAGTGAATATGAACCAAtcagattataatttttttttaaagtctccaGCTTTGCCAAAACCTGAAGGGCTTAAGTTTTTCCAATTGACAGAAATTGGGTAATGATTAGGAGATTAGAAATAACTCTgtaactgtataaatgagtagATTTGTGTCTGTCCAGTGTTGTAAACAATGCATCTGTTTCTCATGCAGGCAGTTGTGCCAAGGGTCCTCTCTAACTTGACGTTTGACACCCACAGTGGGTATGCAGTCGCACTGGGGCAAAATGTCACTCTGGAAATGGAGCTCTTCACCACAGTACGCCAGCTTCTGATCCTCAACGCCACCTTTGAGGCTGGCATCTCCCACATCCACCAGCTCAGTGACGACTCCCCTGCCTTCCAGACCTTGAACCACCTGCAGCTGGCAGAGAGCTATGGTCAGCAGTGCTGCTTTCTTCATACCCAGGTCTTCCATCAGTACAGCACTGTTGGCAGCTTTAACATCTCTGTCGCTGTATATTTTGACAATGGGGTAGTAAATGCAACATTACCCAAAGAATTATGGGTTTACGAGCCCATAAAGAATGTCTTTCCGTCAGTGTTTGGGAAGCAAGTTATCCCTACCGGAGTCAATACTACATTGTTGATCAGTAGCTACGTGGATAGGACTGGGTCTTCTGTCAATTGGAACATCAGAAAGGACAACTATACTGTTGTCAATAAAACCACTGCAGAGTGGTCTCTGACACATGCTTTTCAAGACACAGGGTTTTATATACTGCACGTTGTAGCGTCCAACCCTATCAGTGACGCCTCGTTTAAGACTGAACTGGTGGTCCAGGATGTTATCTCAGGGTTGTCTATTAGTAGGGTAGATCCTGAGTGCATACCTAGTGGTACCCTGGTCACTGTCAGTGCTAGTGTGATCACTGGAACAAACGTCACTTACACATGGAGCTTTAACATAAACTCAAGCATTACTATTGATGGGTCACAAAGTGCCTCTTATGTGTACAGTCATCCAGGTGTTTATTTGGTTGCTGTGAAAGCAGAAAATAATGTAAGTACTGTCCTTAGTGATGGCCTGGAATTCACGGTTCAAGATCTAGTCGGGGACTTTGTAGTTGACGTACCACGTATGGTGACCGTGAATCATGATACAACAATGTCTTTCGCTGTGCTCTCTGGGACTAACGTGACTCTCGAGGTTTTTACCAATGGCACCCTTATTTTCAACGACAGTAGCTATGTGAATGGGAACCCAGTGAGCATGGATTTTATTTTCAATCAGATGGGACCTTTGCAAGTTGTGGTTAGAGCCTCCAATCGTGTGTCCTCTTTCAACAGTACTACAATAACCCTTGTGGTCAAAGAAATACATGTGGTCACAATAGAAACACCACAGCAGCCAGTGCTAGGAGAGAGCATCATCCTGATTGCTAGGGTTAATGGTAAGTAGAGCATCTGTAACTGATATTTCTTTACAAGCCAAAACACCTTCTAGCATCTATAATAACCAAAACTTGAATATGGTTGGCATGTAGCTGTTTGTCAGTAACTCTCACATctcttattttattgtttcaggaCATCTGTGGACAAGTGGAAGTTATATTTATTATTGGACCCTGCCCCAGAACCAGGCAGTTACATCTGGTAGCCCTGTTATTTCATACTCCTGCAACTACACAGGTTCTCGGCTCATCGGTGTTACAGTCACAAATTTTGCATCAAATGCTTCCGCTGAACTGCTGCTGAATATTTCAGCAACTGGAGCTGGGCCCAGATTCACCCACCCTTCTACTGTTGCAACTGAAAGAAAAGCTATTTTCTCACTACAGGTGAAGGAAATTAagtttataaataattttataatctGTCTTCGAAGTTTCAAAACTGCAGTCGACATGAATATGTGAATTGTCTAACCATGGGTAGCTTGGTAAACTGTAAATTGCATAATTTGTCACTATGCTTCATTTGGTTCACACCTGCATCATCAAGCCATTTCTTTTTTGCTAgttatctttatttaaaaacttgaaCTTAAATATAATGAACTTTCTAGAACAACATGTCTGACTGTTTTAGAAATATACTTGATTTCATTTTATTCTAAATTATAATCTCATTTTATTGTAGGGTTTTTATTCAGATGGAAACCACTTATTAGTAAATTTTGGGGATGGAAATATAACTTCTGTTTTATATTCTACGACTTTGAACAACAGGTAAGTTCTTTGCACATTTACAGGCTCCTccaaaaaatgaatggagcaacaTTTTAAACTTGAATTTTAAAGTTTAGCATTTCACACTGTTTACAAACTGAAattatcatttattaattttatgtgTATAACATCAGTAACACGCTGTATCACAAGACTCTTGTATAAAGATGCCTAATGCCTAATCTTCTGGTATTGATGCAATCTCTACATTGACATGGCATGCATCTAATCGGGCGTCAGATGTTGTTTCGGAGGATCCAATCCTGTCTGTGTTCTATGGGATTAATGTGTGGGCTGCTTGCTGGCCAGTCCATAACGGCTATCATTTCATGCTCAGTATAATCTGTAAAAATCCTGG
This Polyodon spathula isolate WHYD16114869_AA chromosome 3, ASM1765450v1, whole genome shotgun sequence DNA region includes the following protein-coding sequences:
- the LOC121307798 gene encoding polycystin-1-like: MCFTKTVCFDSLCLPHGSELDSLAVYSTLGPYVRNVSVTLVADRVQIGKPFVIEVSGYLASPLERSVGVQGLNPANFSLLHLVINWTLGEQSVISVTVLDNGFFTASPVWAFAEPGIHHINASISNLISVEEFSVDVTALIPAPAFLEVKVHQTAEQIPSCVTFPVEETDSLEKVFLGDRCIFEAFVAMGINLDFYWHFTDDSSIYNSGGDCYQQSDCLSNTVNHTFAKEGLYKVIVNVSNVYNWIQKVISVAVVPRVLSNLTFDTHSGYAVALGQNVTLEMELFTTVRQLLILNATFEAGISHIHQLSDDSPAFQTLNHLQLAESYGQQCCFLHTQVFHQYSTVGSFNISVAVYFDNGVVNATLPKELWVYEPIKNVFPSVFGKQVIPTGVNTTLLISSYVDRTGSSVNWNIRKDNYTVVNKTTAEWSLTHAFQDTGFYILHVVASNPISDASFKTELVVQDVISGLSISRVDPECIPSGTLVTVSASVITGTNVTYTWSFNINSSITIDGSQSASYVYSHPGVYLVAVKAENNVSTVLSDGLEFTVQDLVGDFVVDVPRMVTVNHDTTMSFAVLSGTNVTLEVFTNGTLIFNDSSYVNGNPVSMDFIFNQMGPLQVVVRASNRVSSFNSTTITLVVKEIHVVTIETPQQPVLGESIILIARVNGHLWTSGSYIYYWTLPQNQAVTSGSPVISYSCNYTGSRLIGVTVTNFASNASAELLLNISATGAGPRFTHPSTVATERKAIFSLQGFYSDGNHLLVNFGDGNITSVLYSTTLNNR